From the Oleiharenicola lentus genome, one window contains:
- the mobA gene encoding molybdenum cofactor guanylyltransferase: MIPSGQLTGAVLAGGQSRRMGRDKATLAFEGRPLWEHQVRVLREAEADPVAIVRAPGQAPLGLPDDLRLWHDTFTDAGPLAGLQTALSQSRTLLVAVLAVDMPRIDAWWLQWLGTYCGSNIGAIATRPDGIHEPLAAIYPRSALPEISRRLETGNDHSLQTLARALMAQHLLRSVPLPACDLWRVTNWNSPADTLLSEEG; this comes from the coding sequence ATGATTCCCTCCGGCCAACTCACCGGCGCCGTCCTCGCCGGCGGACAATCCCGCCGCATGGGTCGGGACAAGGCCACGCTCGCCTTCGAGGGCCGTCCGCTGTGGGAACATCAGGTGCGGGTGCTCCGCGAGGCTGAAGCCGACCCGGTCGCCATCGTGCGGGCCCCGGGCCAGGCACCACTAGGGCTGCCCGACGACCTGCGGCTCTGGCACGACACCTTCACCGACGCCGGCCCGCTGGCGGGCCTGCAAACGGCGCTGAGCCAGTCGCGCACGCTGCTCGTCGCCGTGCTCGCCGTGGACATGCCGCGCATTGATGCGTGGTGGCTCCAATGGCTCGGCACCTACTGCGGCAGCAACATCGGCGCGATTGCCACGCGACCGGACGGTATTCACGAACCGCTCGCCGCCATCTACCCACGTTCCGCGCTCCCGGAGATCAGCCGCCGGCTCGAAACTGGCAATGATCACTCCCTGCAAACCCTCGCCCGGGCCCTCATGGCCCAACATCTCCTCCGCAGCGTGCCCCTGCCCGCGTGCGATCTCTGGCGCGTCACCAACTGGAACTCGCCCGCGGACACACTGCTCAGTGAGGAAGGTTGA
- a CDS encoding tetratricopeptide repeat protein, with protein MHSRRLLLLLAPVLLPVALFAAKPPELYPGLSRKWQYYQSPNFELYSANNDRDSRDVLERMELLRALFMDTFQLKPRLPQPVTIYYFDRQADFDGYRPPHVRGGDAKYMGFCNNFPDRTVITIAPARDRDTTTEVIYHEYIHYLFRLAEQNPAPWFNEGVAELFSTMQEDKEWLQLGQPVEGRVFELQRGRMMPFEQLFAVRYDSPLFKDSGHTGMFYAQSWAFLHYCHFGVNKIPPEKMSLFLRAAGSSETQDRPEEFRAVCRELLGMDYPQLLREMEKYVTVGRFMGRKAKRPTIPPRQGYTVRAAARDEMQLALAELAVRMTDSPYGNLFVRAQLEQAPNARLRELLGAVAIQEDDTDRAREHWRAAIELGTTNAAIFRELGRLEANAVFGHFDLDYRMPEKRAADLRHLLNKSLEFAPAQSQAYEMLAWVEAMSDKPDIASLNQIQGKFASLNDRARTLLALVIVRMRLGDKAAAMELLNHLDKLKPNDWVRYCAELTRARLENRPVDPNRLPNVTGPGIRITLPGINLPH; from the coding sequence GTGCATTCACGACGGTTGCTCCTCCTTCTTGCTCCGGTCCTCCTGCCGGTTGCCCTCTTCGCCGCCAAGCCGCCCGAGCTTTACCCCGGGCTGTCCCGCAAGTGGCAGTATTACCAGTCGCCCAACTTCGAGCTCTACAGCGCCAACAATGACCGCGACTCCCGCGATGTGCTCGAACGGATGGAGCTCTTGCGGGCGCTGTTCATGGACACCTTCCAGCTGAAGCCCCGGCTGCCTCAGCCGGTGACGATCTACTATTTCGACCGGCAGGCGGATTTCGACGGCTACCGGCCGCCGCACGTCCGGGGTGGCGACGCGAAATACATGGGCTTCTGCAACAACTTCCCGGATCGCACCGTGATCACCATCGCACCGGCCCGCGACCGGGACACGACCACGGAGGTCATTTACCACGAATACATCCATTACTTGTTCCGGCTCGCCGAGCAGAACCCCGCCCCGTGGTTCAACGAAGGCGTGGCGGAGCTGTTCTCCACGATGCAGGAAGACAAGGAGTGGCTGCAACTGGGCCAGCCGGTCGAAGGCCGCGTTTTCGAACTCCAGCGTGGCCGGATGATGCCTTTCGAGCAGCTGTTTGCCGTGCGCTACGATTCTCCGCTGTTCAAGGATTCCGGTCACACCGGCATGTTCTACGCCCAATCCTGGGCCTTCCTTCACTACTGCCATTTCGGTGTGAACAAAATCCCTCCGGAGAAGATGTCGCTGTTCCTCCGCGCAGCTGGGTCGTCCGAGACGCAGGATCGGCCCGAGGAATTTCGTGCGGTCTGCCGCGAGCTGCTGGGGATGGACTATCCGCAATTGCTGAGGGAAATGGAAAAATACGTCACCGTCGGCCGTTTCATGGGGCGGAAGGCGAAGCGTCCGACAATTCCGCCCCGGCAGGGCTACACGGTGCGGGCGGCCGCGCGGGATGAGATGCAACTGGCCTTGGCCGAGCTGGCCGTGCGCATGACCGACAGTCCTTATGGCAACCTGTTTGTGCGGGCGCAGCTGGAGCAGGCCCCCAACGCCCGTCTACGCGAGCTGCTGGGCGCAGTGGCCATCCAAGAGGACGACACCGACCGGGCCCGGGAACACTGGCGCGCGGCCATCGAACTTGGCACGACCAACGCCGCGATCTTCCGTGAACTCGGCCGGCTGGAGGCAAATGCAGTCTTCGGTCACTTCGACCTCGACTACCGGATGCCGGAGAAGCGGGCGGCTGACCTGCGTCACCTGCTCAACAAATCTCTGGAGTTCGCCCCCGCCCAAAGCCAGGCCTATGAGATGCTGGCGTGGGTTGAGGCGATGTCCGACAAGCCCGACATCGCCAGCCTCAACCAAATCCAGGGTAAGTTCGCCTCGCTCAACGACCGGGCCCGCACGCTGCTGGCGCTGGTGATCGTGCGGATGCGTCTCGGAGACAAAGCGGCGGCGATGGAGCTGCTCAATCACTTGGATAAACTTAAACCCAATGACTGGGTTCGCTACTGCGCGGAGCTGACGCGTGCTCGTTTGGAGAACCGACCGGTCGATCCGAACCGTTTGCCCAACGTTACCGGACCGGGCATCCGGATCACCTTGCCCGGGATCAACCTTCCTCACTGA
- a CDS encoding shikimate kinase: MILVFIHGAPATGKYTIGRELAALTGFELYHNHLVVDDVLQRHAFGTPGFVAERDHAWRHHLGAAATESAWRVIFTFNPENTVPQAFIDWLFREVPAHGGQLYSIALKLSEESIEARLASEQRRGFRKLTDHTLYRQLRDAGAFNKPVIPRSNLVLDCENLSARDAATRIARHFKL, encoded by the coding sequence GTGATCCTCGTGTTTATTCATGGTGCACCCGCCACCGGCAAATACACCATCGGCCGCGAACTCGCGGCGCTGACGGGGTTCGAGCTCTATCACAACCACCTCGTCGTAGACGACGTCTTGCAGCGCCACGCCTTCGGCACGCCTGGCTTTGTCGCCGAACGGGATCACGCCTGGCGGCACCACCTCGGTGCCGCGGCCACCGAATCCGCCTGGCGCGTAATTTTCACCTTCAACCCGGAAAATACCGTCCCGCAGGCCTTCATCGACTGGCTGTTTCGCGAGGTGCCGGCCCACGGCGGACAGCTCTATTCGATCGCACTGAAGCTGAGCGAAGAGTCCATCGAGGCCCGGCTGGCCAGCGAACAGCGGCGCGGCTTCCGCAAGCTCACCGATCACACGCTTTACCGGCAACTGCGCGACGCAGGCGCGTTCAACAAGCCCGTCATCCCGCGCAGCAACCTCGTGCTTGATTGCGAAAATCTCTCCGCGCGCGACGCCGCGACGCGGATCGCCCGGCACTTCAAGCTCTGA
- a CDS encoding aminopeptidase, whose translation MPPPTDQCLQTLAQLVVRVGLNLQPGQPLLITDPYDLQGAHRGNAPLIEAIRAAAPGHPVEVIAADVDRLRYLVTTDHLRGFEKLVETNARRMKEHLAAGGAFLFLPGTHPRLLADQPAERLTQFDSLKWRHLAPLIRKLIRGATQWTLLPAPTQDWADLASPELPATERLPALWATVFQALRITTGNNGSTECRPTEAVIADWQSHLAALTRRRDELNAARHRRIRYIGMGTELTLKLPRSHAWCTARLVSKRGVPFVVNLPTEEVFTAPNRYSATGRIRLARPIAYGGAVIEGVELEFRRGRVTLATARANSDLLQRLLSTDDGADRIGEVALVPGRTGLVWGNRFHHHILLDENTTPHIALGDAYCFCTRSWVPPCFNLCVNSSQLHIDLPLDATVSLD comes from the coding sequence ATGCCCCCTCCCACCGACCAATGCCTGCAGACCCTGGCCCAACTGGTTGTGCGCGTGGGGTTGAATCTGCAGCCCGGTCAGCCGCTGCTCATCACCGATCCCTACGATCTGCAGGGTGCCCACCGGGGCAACGCTCCGCTGATTGAGGCCATCCGCGCCGCTGCGCCCGGCCACCCAGTCGAGGTCATCGCGGCCGATGTCGACCGGTTGCGCTATCTCGTCACAACGGACCACCTGCGCGGGTTCGAAAAGCTGGTCGAAACCAACGCCCGCAGGATGAAGGAACACCTCGCCGCCGGTGGCGCCTTTCTTTTTCTGCCCGGCACCCACCCGCGCCTGCTGGCCGACCAACCGGCCGAGCGGCTCACGCAGTTCGACAGCCTGAAGTGGCGGCACCTCGCGCCACTCATCCGCAAGTTGATCCGCGGTGCCACCCAATGGACTCTGCTGCCTGCGCCCACCCAGGACTGGGCCGACCTGGCCAGCCCCGAACTGCCGGCCACGGAAAGACTGCCGGCCCTCTGGGCCACGGTGTTCCAGGCCCTGCGCATTACGACCGGCAACAACGGCAGTACCGAGTGCCGGCCGACTGAAGCCGTCATCGCTGACTGGCAGTCGCACCTGGCCGCCCTCACCCGTCGGCGCGACGAACTCAACGCCGCCCGCCATCGCCGCATCCGTTACATCGGCATGGGGACGGAGCTCACCCTCAAGCTCCCCCGCTCCCACGCGTGGTGCACGGCCCGGCTCGTGAGCAAGCGTGGCGTGCCCTTTGTCGTGAACCTGCCCACCGAAGAGGTCTTCACCGCGCCCAACCGCTACTCCGCCACCGGCCGCATCCGTCTCGCCCGCCCCATCGCTTATGGCGGCGCGGTCATCGAGGGAGTCGAGCTGGAGTTCCGCCGCGGCCGCGTGACCCTGGCCACGGCCCGGGCCAATTCCGATCTGCTCCAGCGCCTGCTCTCCACCGACGACGGCGCCGACCGCATCGGCGAGGTGGCGCTTGTGCCCGGACGAACGGGTTTGGTCTGGGGAAACCGTTTTCACCACCACATCCTGCTCGATGAGAACACCACTCCGCACATCGCGCTGGGTGACGCCTACTGTTTCTGCACCCGCTCCTGGGTTCCGCCCTGTTTCAACCTCTGCGTGAACTCCAGCCAGCTCCACATCGACCTGCCTCTCGACGCCACGGTCAGCCTAGACTGA
- the dnaA gene encoding chromosomal replication initiator protein DnaA — translation MSHPTHQTNLWETVKCDLKGLFPDDVFQMWFEPMRCIESSEDSVTLGVPNDFAAIWIHDNYLDLISQRLRMTAGRMVSVNLRKVDANGTTARATVVEPKAKPAPKRTLRYDERSTAGSLNPRNTFENFVVGPNNQLAHAAALAVSQAPAQAYNPLFIHGSTGLGKTHLMHAIGHSILQRNPEAKIAYLSTEKFTNEYIHAIQENALTKFRQRYRSVDVLLIDDIQFLSGKERIQEEFFHTFNDLFESQKQIVLSSDRPVTEIATLEARLVSRFQWGLSADIQSPDFETRVAILRTKAATLKIDLPKPVIDFMAQHISKNIRRLEGALIKISSYAALTGKPLDLATAEHLLKDVLMEEAQNRLNIEGIQKRVADHYQIRHSDMTSKRRPNAIAFPRQIAMYLCRQLTRHSLQEIGEAFGGRDHGTVIHAVKTVENMMEQDDSVRGSVDFLKTQLAK, via the coding sequence ATGTCCCACCCCACCCACCAGACCAACCTCTGGGAAACCGTAAAATGTGACCTCAAAGGGCTCTTTCCCGATGATGTTTTCCAGATGTGGTTCGAGCCGATGCGCTGCATCGAGAGCTCCGAGGACTCCGTGACCCTGGGCGTGCCCAACGACTTCGCGGCCATCTGGATTCACGACAACTACCTCGATCTGATCTCCCAGCGCCTGCGCATGACCGCCGGCCGCATGGTGTCGGTCAACCTCCGCAAGGTGGATGCCAACGGCACCACCGCCCGCGCCACCGTTGTCGAGCCCAAGGCCAAGCCGGCCCCCAAGCGCACCCTCCGTTACGACGAGCGCTCCACCGCCGGTTCGCTCAACCCGCGCAATACCTTCGAGAACTTCGTCGTCGGCCCCAACAACCAGTTGGCCCACGCCGCCGCGCTCGCCGTCTCGCAGGCCCCCGCGCAGGCCTACAACCCGCTTTTCATCCACGGCTCGACCGGTCTCGGCAAAACCCACCTGATGCACGCCATCGGGCACAGCATCCTCCAGCGCAACCCTGAGGCCAAGATCGCCTACCTCTCGACCGAGAAGTTCACCAACGAATACATCCACGCCATCCAGGAGAACGCGCTGACCAAGTTCCGCCAGCGCTACCGCAGTGTGGACGTGCTCCTGATTGACGACATCCAGTTCCTGTCCGGCAAGGAGCGCATCCAGGAGGAGTTCTTCCACACCTTCAACGACCTCTTCGAGTCGCAGAAACAGATCGTGCTCTCCAGCGACCGCCCCGTCACAGAGATCGCCACCCTCGAGGCCCGCCTCGTGTCGCGCTTTCAGTGGGGCCTCTCCGCCGACATCCAGTCGCCGGACTTCGAGACCCGTGTCGCCATCCTCCGCACCAAGGCCGCCACCCTGAAGATCGACCTGCCCAAGCCGGTCATCGACTTCATGGCGCAGCACATCTCGAAGAACATCCGCCGTCTCGAGGGCGCCCTGATCAAGATCTCCAGCTACGCCGCCCTCACCGGCAAGCCCCTCGACCTCGCCACCGCCGAGCACCTGCTCAAGGACGTGCTCATGGAGGAAGCCCAGAACCGCCTCAACATCGAGGGCATCCAGAAGCGCGTGGCCGACCATTACCAGATCCGGCACTCGGACATGACGAGCAAGCGCCGGCCCAACGCCATCGCCTTCCCCCGCCAGATCGCCATGTATCTCTGCCGCCAGCTCACCCGCCACTCCCTGCAGGAGATCGGCGAGGCCTTCGGCGGCCGCGACCACGGCACCGTCATCCACGCCGTGAAGACCGTGGAAAACATGATGGAACAGGACGATTCCGTCCGCGGCAGCGTCGATTTCCTCAAGACGCAGCTGGCGAAGTGA